From Rhododendron vialii isolate Sample 1 chromosome 7a, ASM3025357v1:
tttttcactAAGTTCTAAACAGAGCCTAAATctttaattataaaaatgtCATTTTCCTCTTTAAACTCAATCACCCATCCACCCAAATCCATCCATATCAACCACAAAACAaaccaagtatatatatacatattcccCCTTCTGAATAATTACCCATCTATCAACCCCATGTATAATATCCTCACTTCCGCTATATCCCTCCAACATTTATCCCGCAAACAAATGGCCATTAAAACTTTTGcacaaaattggaaaaaattacCGATACCTTAACGCACGTAACGGCCATATTTTGCCCGTAATGGGTCCGTTGCAGACGTTAAGTATCACCAATACTAATGCGATTTTCCTTCACACTGCAACATCGGCTGTAACCTACCGGTACCGATTCCGATACATATCAGCCGATATTGTTATGTATCACCGATATTTCAAACCATGCATGGGTTAGCTATGATATGATAAGTAACAATTACGGGACCTCACAGGAAAAAATACCCTCTATCGTCGTTGCCTGACCTATATAGTGTGACCATACAACAATAgtcgccattcaaaaaaaaaaaaagccgttgaaaaaaacataaaactaTACTGGGCAAGTCAGTGTTTCAAGTTAATGCGCTAGCACTGCTTcaattttacttttgttttcttcccTCATGGCAGCAGAGTGAAGAAAGAACCATGCCGTGCTACAGGATTTGCGAGTTCAACAAGAACTCATATGACAATGGTATGAGAGACCTGAGGAAATGGTGGGAAGAATGGGATCTGAGGATTCTAATTCTCTACATCCTCATTGCTCAGTTATACCTTCATTTCTTCGGACGACTCCGCAGAAAGAATAAGTCACTGTTGCTGATGATTGCGACTATTTGGTTACTCTACTTATTTTCTGACTTGTTGTCAACAATTGCTCTTGGAAAGCTCTCCAAGATCAAAGTGGACGATAACAGTAAGCACAATTCCATCAAGCAAAAGGGGCATTCCAACAAGACAATGGGCGAAGAATCGCTTAGGGTGATGTGGGCACCTCTGATCTTGTTCTATCTCGGGGGTCCGGATACCATTACCGTCTTACGCGTTGAGGAAAATCAGTTGTGGATGAGACACCTTATAGGACTCTTAACCCAAGGCCTAAGAACAGCTTATGCCCTGATAGTAACCTGGAATAAGGAAGGATTGTCTCTTCTGGCCCTGCTGGTGTTTGTTCCTGGTATTATCAAgtatggagagagagtgtgggtaGTCAGGTCAAGATCCCATGACTACAAGGGTTTTATTAAGTTAGATTTAGAAAAAATTGACACAATCAGTGCTTCGGGACCGACTGCAAACCTAGTGCTCCTAGCCTATTCCTGGTTCCAAACCTTATTGCCTCATAATACAAGTTACAAGACTGATGCGAGGACAGTGGGAATTTTGAAAGCAAGGTTCCGTGACTCAGTTAAAAAGGGTAGTGTTGATGCTTTCAAACTGATTGAGATCGAGTTGGGTTTGATGTATGACATGCTCTTCAGCAAGGTAGGCACTATTTTTACTGTATGGGGAAGCGTACTTAGATTTCTTAGCTTCTCATTGATCGTTTCTGTGCTTGTGATATACATCACGTGCGACAAGCCTCACGGGTATTTGGAAGGTGATCATATTGTAACCATCATTCTCTTAGCTGGAGCCATTTTTCTGGAGATAGCTGGCATTATTGAGCAACTTGTTTCGGATTGGGCCATTGTTTGGGCATATAAGAATGGAAGTAAGTGGGCTACTTGGGTTCTCTTTCCACACGAAATTCTAAACTCTAAAAGCCAGAGGTGGTCTGGGTTAATGGGGCAATTCAATTTGCGGGATTTCTGCGAAAACTACAGGCCTCTTGTCTGCAATACGAAGTGGGAGTGGCTTTTTGGCAGGGAAAAAATGTTGAAGAGATTCAGCTTACAGAAGAGTCCAGACAAAcagttgaaagatataatcaTTCGTCACCTTCGTGAGAAATCAGAGAAAGCTGCAGTTGTTGATACTTTGCAGACTTCAACAAATACAGTTACGCAGATTGATACTTCCCAGACATCAACTCAGAAAACCGCAAATGTTAATACGGTGCAGACTTCAACAGAGAAGGTCACAAATGTTGACGAGTTACCCACTTCAGAATTGGAAAGAGGTGAGAGGACCGTTTTAAGGTATGATGGCGGGCAGCAGTTCAAGCGGAGTATTGAACTAAAACTTGGTCAAAGTATTGTCATCTGGCACGTTGCTACCGAAGTTTGCTACGAGTCGGATCATCCTAAAATTTTTGGTAAGGATAAGGTGAAGCTAAAAGTGGCCAAAAACCTCTCCGACTACATGATGTATTTGCTTGTTGCATGTCTTGATAAATTTCCTTTCTGCAACAAATACAACAGGATTATGCAAGATTCTGCTGATATGAAGAAACTTTTTTATGGAGGAGTGGTATTGAACGAGGGCAACACCACCAATATCACACTTGTGAACAGGGCACAAGAACTTGTTCTAGATATGAAGGAGAATCCGAAGAGGTGGGATATCATGGGCAACATGTGGGTTGAGATGTTGTGCGATGCCGCGAGGAAATGCCCAGTGAAGAACCACATTCAAGAGCTTCGACATGGGGGAGAGTTTCTCACCCATGTCTGGCTTTTGCTTTTGCACTTTGACACACCGAAGGAGCTAGACAGAAGCAATTCTAGCCTGAAGGATGAAAAAGACAGCGGGGTAAAAGGTGTAAGTAGTACCGTTGGAGACATGGTGGGGAATGTGATTGACGAGCGTCAATATGTTGGCGGGATACAAGCTACTATGGAAGAACTCGTGCAGAGTAAAGTTGACGGTTGGACTTCTAGTTTGACCTACTACTAAGGAAGAAGTTAAGCAGAATAAAGTTTGAGGGTTGGACTTCTAATTCTATTTATGGTTTGCTTCTGAAGTGTGTTTGTTTTTAGGAAACACTTACGTCTGCATGCCTCCGTGTGATAATAATGCTGTTTAATTGCTAAACTAGTGTAATGACATTTGAGTCATTTATCCCTATAGAGTACCGCATGATATATATAGTTGGTGGTATGCAAGATTGAATGAAGAGAATCATATGTAAGGTGAAATCCACACTAACCAGCTCTTTTATTTACACCTGGAGGCAGACTCTTCAGGTTCCCAGGCTCTATGTGCAACGCTTTTTAATGCTGATTTTAAATCTTCATAATCGTTTTGAAGATGATACCCAACCATGTTTTCCAATCTTCTCCCACCCCAGAAATAAGAGGGAACAACGGAGGGCAAAAGAGTGATCACAAGAATAGCAAAAGAGGTCTATTAAAATGTCTGCCTGTGAAAACAACTAGTTCAAGTCTGGGAGAAGTTTCACCGTCCAAAAGTAAATGAACAGTAGAAGGTTAAGACAAACACTAGTAAGAACTAAGTTATGGCCACCATTAGTTCTGGACACCGATATTCTTTTCCAAGAGAAGCAACCTCACGAATTTAGATTTGCTTCACATCTTTCTCATAAGAAGAAACAGCCTCTGATCAAGCTTAAATTCACTCATATGACTCGGATCCCCCTTCAGCATCAGTTGAAGTCCACCAAAAGAAATGTATGCAATCCTGaagcccaaaaaacaaaacaaaaaaattaaccaatagACGGAGAATTATTGCCATCCCGCTTGGACAAATTAATTTCTATCACGAAAAGATATCTTCATCAAGAAAAATAGTTGATGTCTTGTATCAGATACAAGTATATAATTTTTACAGCGGCACATCCATTTATGTTGTATGATTAACTATGACATTTTGAACAAGAGCACAATGACTATTACGTACACTTTCACAGTTCCAGATGAATCATCCTCTGACATCTTGTACAACAATCCATGCATGACATACTCGAATTTGTCAGCAAGTGATTTTGACTTGCCCTGAAATTGGAGTAGAGTAACATTTGTTAATGATATTAGGCTTTCAATACTTCAGGAAAATTAGAGCAAAAGAGAGGATTGGAGACAATTCCAGGCACGTCACAGAAGTATGTTTTCCATTTCTTATCTATTTAAAGGCGGAGCTTTTGCATATTCTAAGGCTCTTGAGTCTTGACCATCAAAGTAAATATAGCTCGTCTAAAGAAAATACAAGAGAGGGATAAGGAGTTCAACATGAGCTACAATATCAACAAAATCTCATTTTTATGTATGTCC
This genomic window contains:
- the LOC131334198 gene encoding uncharacterized protein LOC131334198, which gives rise to MPCYRICEFNKNSYDNGMRDLRKWWEEWDLRILILYILIAQLYLHFFGRLRRKNKSLLLMIATIWLLYLFSDLLSTIALGKLSKIKVDDNSKHNSIKQKGHSNKTMGEESLRVMWAPLILFYLGGPDTITVLRVEENQLWMRHLIGLLTQGLRTAYALIVTWNKEGLSLLALLVFVPGIIKYGERVWVVRSRSHDYKGFIKLDLEKIDTISASGPTANLVLLAYSWFQTLLPHNTSYKTDARTVGILKARFRDSVKKGSVDAFKLIEIELGLMYDMLFSKVGTIFTVWGSVLRFLSFSLIVSVLVIYITCDKPHGYLEGDHIVTIILLAGAIFLEIAGIIEQLVSDWAIVWAYKNGSKWATWVLFPHEILNSKSQRWSGLMGQFNLRDFCENYRPLVCNTKWEWLFGREKMLKRFSLQKSPDKQLKDIIIRHLREKSEKAAVVDTLQTSTNTVTQIDTSQTSTQKTANVNTVQTSTEKVTNVDELPTSELERGERTVLRYDGGQQFKRSIELKLGQSIVIWHVATEVCYESDHPKIFGKDKVKLKVAKNLSDYMMYLLVACLDKFPFCNKYNRIMQDSADMKKLFYGGVVLNEGNTTNITLVNRAQELVLDMKENPKRWDIMGNMWVEMLCDAARKCPVKNHIQELRHGGEFLTHVWLLLLHFDTPKELDRSNSSLKDEKDSGVKGVSSTVGDMVGNVIDERQYVGGIQATMEELVQSKVDGWTSSLTYY